The following proteins come from a genomic window of Helicobacter sp. MIT 99-5507:
- the glnA gene encoding type I glutamate--ammonia ligase has translation MNKMADKTNAIKEFFKFCSDNEVEFVDFRFTDIKGTWHHISFSMNVVNEESFNGLLIDASSIPAWQPINKSDMLLIPDPIRYFLDPFTADTTVVVFCDVWDIYKNQPYEKCPRSIAKKAVKYLEEQGIGDVAFFGPENEFFVFDSIKMKDTINCQYYEIDTEEGEWNRDREFEGGINIGHRSGTKGGYFPIPPIDTMVDIRAEMVKVLNQVGLETFVVHHEVGQAQGEIGVKFGDLLEAADNVQKLKYVVKMVAHLNGKTATFMPKPLYGDNGSGMHVHISIWKGGKNLFAGKEYQGLSDIALFYLGGVLKHARSIAAFTNASTNSYKRLIPGFEAPSILSYSAQNRSSSVRIPYNSGEKAKRMEFRFPDSSSNPYLAFASLLMAGLDGITNKIHPGEPMDINLFELTLDEIRERNIKQLPHTLRSAIEEMLIDREFLKYGNVFSEEFLQTYKAYKFETEIWPWEARPHPFEFVSTYSC, from the coding sequence ATGAATAAAATGGCAGATAAAACAAATGCAATAAAGGAATTTTTTAAATTTTGTAGTGATAATGAAGTTGAATTTGTAGATTTTAGATTTACTGATATTAAGGGAACTTGGCATCATATCAGTTTTTCTATGAATGTTGTTAATGAAGAAAGTTTTAATGGATTGCTAATTGATGCTTCATCGATTCCAGCATGGCAACCAATAAATAAATCTGATATGCTGCTTATACCAGATCCAATTAGATATTTTTTAGATCCTTTTACTGCAGATACTACTGTTGTAGTTTTCTGTGATGTTTGGGATATTTACAAAAATCAACCATATGAAAAATGTCCTAGAAGTATTGCAAAAAAAGCAGTCAAATATTTAGAAGAACAAGGTATAGGTGATGTTGCTTTTTTTGGTCCAGAAAATGAATTTTTTGTATTTGATAGTATAAAAATGAAAGATACAATAAATTGCCAATATTATGAGATTGATACAGAAGAGGGTGAATGGAATAGAGATAGAGAGTTTGAAGGTGGTATCAATATTGGACATAGAAGCGGGACAAAAGGTGGATATTTTCCAATTCCACCAATTGATACTATGGTAGATATTAGAGCAGAAATGGTAAAAGTGCTAAATCAAGTAGGATTAGAGACTTTTGTCGTTCATCACGAAGTGGGACAAGCTCAAGGTGAAATAGGTGTAAAATTTGGTGATTTGTTAGAAGCAGCAGATAATGTGCAAAAATTAAAATATGTAGTAAAAATGGTAGCTCATCTAAATGGCAAAACTGCGACTTTTATGCCAAAACCACTATATGGAGATAATGGAAGTGGCATGCATGTACATATTAGTATTTGGAAAGGTGGCAAGAATCTTTTTGCAGGTAAAGAATACCAAGGCTTAAGTGATATAGCATTGTTTTATTTAGGTGGAGTTTTAAAACATGCAAGAAGTATTGCTGCATTTACAAATGCTTCTACAAATTCATATAAAAGACTTATTCCAGGATTTGAAGCACCAAGCATTCTTTCATATTCTGCACAAAATAGAAGTTCAAGTGTTAGAATCCCATATAATAGCGGTGAAAAAGCAAAGAGAATGGAGTTTAGATTCCCAGATAGCTCAAGTAACCCTTATTTAGCTTTTGCATCACTGCTTATGGCAGGTTTAGATGGTATAACAAATAAGATTCATCCGGGCGAGCCTATGGATATAAATCTATTTGAATTAACTCTTGATGAAATTAGGGAACGAAATATAAAACAACTTCCTCATACATTAAGAAGTGCTATAGAAGAAATGCTTATAGATAGAGAGTTTTTAAAATATGGAAATGTGTTTAGTGAAGAATTTTTACAAACATATAAAGCTTATAAATTTGAAACAGAAATTTGGCCATGGGAGGCTAGACCACATCCATTTGAATTTGTAAGCACATATTCTTGCTAG